GTCGAGGACGATTATGACTACGAGTTCTCGGATCGGTTTACTAATAGCAGTGTTACTAGAAGcagtgatgacgatgaagaggaggagaGCGAGTTTGAGGAGTTTGCTCGTGATGGTCCTCGAAGACATACTGCCACTGATAACCATACTCCTGATTATATGTTGTCTGGATCAAGCAGTAATCATggagatgacgatgaagaggGAAAGGATTTGTCTGGTAGGACCGGGTCGGATCCATCTCATGCTATTCTGGAGAACCCTTCTCTTTCGTCCATGTCGCTTGCTAATAGCAATTCGACTCTTAAGATGCCTCAGATGAGGACTCCTGATGGGTCACTAGCTTCGTGGATGTCGGTTTGTGATTCTGGAGATGTGTCTAGGGGAGTTATGAAGAATAGTGGGAGAAAGACAAGTTCGAGTTCTGATAAGACTGCTAATGACGGCAATGAGAGTAATGATTATAAggttgataatgatgaagcgagtgatgatgacgatgacgacaaTGATGGCGGCTCTGATGACGAGGTCAAGTCGACTCTGGCTGAGCTGGCATTTGCAAGAGATCTGATTGTGAAGCCACTGCCTAGTAATTATCTGATTGATTTTGCTAGTAAGTTGCTTGCCGCGAGAAAGTCGAGTAAGTTGTTCTCGTCAAAGTCCGGTTCTGTCTCATCTGATAGTATTGAGGATGAAACTGGGGATAGAACTGATATATCCGAGGAGATTACTAAAGGTACTGCTACAGATACTGCTACAGATACAGTTAAAGATAGCAGTAAGGCTAGGGCCATATCTGATCCTGTAGCTGCGGTCTATACAGAGAGACTGATACTCCCTGTCGATTCGACTATTGGCAAACATAATCTGTTCTGGACGTATCTGCGAAACTCTGTGGGTTTCCCGTATCTCAGTCGAGCTTCTAAATCACGACCTGACcgctcgtcttcgtcgcTGTCTctgtcgtcgtcttcaacAGCCAGTTCTTTAACCTCGTCTGGAGTTCTATCAAAGAGCTCGGATCTGAATATCATTGGATTCGGTACAAATGAGCTCCATGTCATGGACAACATTCGAATTCTAGCTTCTCGTTTGCGGTGGGAAGCCTCTGGTACCAGACTTCATCTCTGTTATTGCCAGCCCAAAGTAACTAGTTCGAGTGATGAGAGTGAGCATGATATCAACTCTGATTTCAAGTCGAGATTTACTACTAAGAATTATATTGCTGACCCTCGGTACTCTTTTGGAACCACGCTTGACCCTTCTAATACGTCTTCACCTGACTTCTCATTCGACAGTATTGCTGTCATCTATTACTCGTGTGGTGAATCACATGTCAATTTCAACCCAGTCCCCATTTATAATTTGCTCGTGGAACATAATATTCCTACGATTTGTTTGTCTGACGAGATTCTAGCTCCcgttgaagttgaaagtGCCAATTGGCATTTACTGGGTTCTGAATGTGCTCCACGGTGTGCTATTCCTGTGCTGACAACTGTAAAAGCCAGTGATTCTAAAGCCACTGCTTCGACGCCAACTGTGGAATGGAAGTCTGTACCTGTTCCCAGTAGAGCACTACGGTTTATCGAGGTCTTGGATATCCAGCACATGTTAAACACTCAAGGCAAACGGTATCCCAAGCTGCTCAAGTCGATAACCACAGAACCGCCTATCAAGGAAATCGCCCTCACTTTCAAGAGTATGTGGAAGAGAATTATTGGGTTTATTGgtttattgattttatttatgGTATACAGCAATATTACCGCCAGTCGTGGTATACTACCCACTAATAGTATTTCCGAGATCCAACCCAGTAGTTTAGCTCCTAGTTCGACGATATTACAATGGAGTACTGGACTAGTCCCATCTACCGTTGTAACCAGTGCTTCGAAAGTACAACCACTTGTAGTAGAGGTCACGACTACTACAGACCAGCAGTCGAAGTCAGTCGCAATGAGCTCACAGCTTAGTACTAGTGCCGAACGGTGTCAAGATATTGTATCTCGCAATATCCACATGGCTCTGTCGTTCCCCTTTGAATACTTTGCTCAGTGCAATTCGCTACAACCGGTGAGAGAACAGGTCCAGAAACCGCTCAAGAGAGTCAAACGGGTGCGCAATGTCTGGAAGAAATTggctcaagaagaaggacaCCCCAAGACTAGAAACGATATCCAACTCcattcatcttcatctgtGTCTGACATTATCATCAGCCATGCCTATTCATCCTTCAAAGCTCTTAATGAGGTGGTGTGGGATGGAATAGCTGCCTTGGAAACGTTCCTTCTTGCCCTACGTGAAGAAGTAGATTTTTTAGTTTCCACTGCCGTCAGCACTCTGGCTGCCGGCTACAATATTGCTGCAGACCTGATGTCAAGACGCGCTTTGGAACTAAGTTCTCACAGCAAACATGGAAATACACTTGACTTTCGCAGTTTGAACCAAAAAGTCACTAGAAATGCCCGTGCTGTCACAGACTACGTATCTAGTCTACTCGAACCAGTCAATTCTCAGGTTTCTGCCCAGGCTGAACGACTTCACAAATACGTTCTGGATCCTACATACATTGCAGCTCAAAGACAATACGAAGTATATCGCAAAGCAGTGATTATCGAATACCACCAGCTTCCTACCTACATTGACAGTCTATCACATTCACTGTCCAATGCAGCAGATGTCGCGGCCGAAGCTATATTAAATGCCAACAAAGCTGTCAACGAGTTTGTTTCCGACACATGGCATATCACCACTAGCTGGCTGGCTGAATTCGATACTGAACACTACAAGCAGAGGATTATATCCAACAGCAAGTACTTAGTAGAACACGGACGAGAAGCCGCTGTCAGAGTAAGTTCTCGCACGAAACAAGCACTTAACTCTGGCGCTGAGAACTCCCGGCTTATTTATAAGAACCTCCATGCGAAACTGTCAAACCACAAACTTTCTGCCAACAAACAACAGTTGAAAGCACTTTCTCAGAACAGCTGTCATCTCAGGACACGAATTAATCAAGTCAAACTGAGTAAAGGAGTTGCCGACGCACGAAAGCACATCCACTGCAAATGGAAGACATTCTACTCTGAACTCCACCGCCGCAAATCCACCGATTTCAAATGGAAACACGCCCGCAAACCCCAATCTCAATCGTCAACAACCGCTACCCGCTGGTGGAACGCCAAACAAACTCCTACCAAAGACAACACCAACCGACGGCCCAGATGGTTTTAACTAATGCCCTCAACCGACGACAACGATACCTCATGCTCTCCACCGGCTGGAGTGTCTTTTCTATACCGACTTAACTTATTACTactaaattattatttttattatctgtccccactgcctccggcggctggggctccgccccagaccctggttgctcctgcttcgcaggagttttcgGGGTCCGTGATGGTGAGTGAGAGCAGGGTCCGGTGCCAAGTCAGATGTGTCGACCCCTGCATCACGCGGCTGTCCGAATTGCGACAATATGAGAGGTCAGGCCGATGTCGGCGTCCATCTTGATCTCTCATAACATCTATCAAAATGTCAACTGCTTATATCCAGAGAGCTAGAAAAATCCTCTGTATCGGTCGGAACTACGTCGACCATATCAAGGAACTCGGCAATTCCGCTCCTTCGCAaccttttttctttttaaaGCCTACCAGCTCGGTGCTGCTTCCAGGTCAGGGTCCTATTCTGCGTCCCAAGGGAACCAAGCTCCATTATGAGTTAGAATTGGCTGTTGTGCTCAACAAGACTCTCAAGAACATCAATCCCGAGACTTTTGGCGAAAAGGAAGCcattgatgctattgaaggATACGCTCTGGCTTTAGACCTGACTGCTCGTAACGTGCAAGACGAggccaagaagaagggtCTTCCCTGGTCAATTGCCAAGGGTTTCGACACATTCTGCCCATTGACTCCTTTGATTCCTAAATCCCAGATACCCGACCCCCACAATGCCCATTTGAAGCTTCTTGTCAACGGCGAAGTGCGCCAATCAGACTCCACCAACCTCATGCTGTTCCGTATCCCACGTATCCTGTCGGCAGTCAGCTCGGTCATGACTCTCGAAGCTGGAGACATTATTCTCACTGGTACACCCAAGGGTGTTGGCAGCATTGTTCCCGGAGACAACATTCGAGGTGAATTGAGTGTCGACGGCAAAGTTGTTCCCGACGGAGTCCTTGACTTCCCTGTCGAGGAGAAGCCTGGTCCCTACGAGTACCACGAGACATAAATACAATTGTCAAATAAACTGACTCCTGTATACATTGACACACGCAGTACGAtcctagcaatctcctgcgaagcaggagccacggggtctggggcggagccccagccgccggaggcaggtagCGACCTTAACAATGTAAAGAGAATATGCTATTTTTTAGATGGTTCGTGCTAGCTCATGACAATGCCGTGTTTAGGAGGAGTGTACTGTCGGAGGAGGATACCACCGGCCTCGAGGACTTTGGCGGACTCGGAGTCCATGCTGTATGACTGGGAATAGACAACTTCGCGGATGCCACTTTGGACGATTTTGATGCTACAAGTGAGACAGGGGCATGTGTTACAGTAGATAATGGCCTCGAGACCAAGACGGTCTCTGCCAGCTTCGAGGATAGCGTTTTCTTCCGCATGCAAACATAGACAAGTCGAGAGACCAGCACCCGACCCCAGAGCTTGGTTACACCGTTTGCACCCGCCTTCGT
The Sugiyamaella lignohabitans strain CBS 10342 chromosome A, complete sequence genome window above contains:
- the FMP41 gene encoding Fmp41p (hypothetical protein; GFP-fusion protein is induced in response to the DNA-damaging agent MMS; the authentic, non-tagged protein is detected in highly purified mitochondria in high-throughput studies; GO_component: GO:0005739 - mitochondrion [Evidence IEA,IEA]; GO_component: GO:0005739 - mitochondrion [Evidence IDA] [PMID 14562095]; GO_component: GO:0005739 - mitochondrion [Evidence IDA] [PMID 14576278]; GO_component: GO:0005739 - mitochondrion [Evidence IDA] [PMID 16823961]; GO_function: GO:0003824 - catalytic activity [Evidence IEA]; GO_function: GO:0016787 - hydrolase activity [Evidence IEA]; GO_function: GO:0046872 - metal ion binding [Evidence IEA]; GO_function: GO:0003674 - molecular_function [Evidence ND]; GO_process: GO:0008150 - biological_process [Evidence ND]; GO_process: GO:0008152 - metabolic process [Evidence IEA]; GO_process: GO:0006950 - response to stress [Evidence IEA]) — its product is MSTAYIQRARKILCIGRNYVDHIKELGNSAPSQPFFFLKPTSSVLLPGQGPILRPKGTKLHYELELAVVLNKTLKNINPETFGEKEAIDAIEGYALALDLTARNVQDEAKKKGLPWSIAKGFDTFCPLTPLIPKSQIPDPHNAHLKLLVNGEVRQSDSTNLMLFRIPRILSAVSSVMTLEAGDIILTGTPKGVGSIVPGDNIRGELSVDGKVVPDGVLDFPVEEKPGPYEYHET